In Deinococcus misasensis DSM 22328, one DNA window encodes the following:
- a CDS encoding glycoside hydrolase family 127 protein yields MTVKTPLPALTPVSFSQVSLQDRFWSVRQNVNREATLPSQHQKLQEVGAIDALKLEPRARKWPTGNHPVTPQMWWDSDTAKWLEAASYTLSTHPDSALEQQVDDLIQRLADAQQQDGYLNTFFTAIEPENKLRNERDFHELYCSGHLLEAAVAHHQATGKTSFLDIMEKNIRYWMTVYGPNEGQRRGYPGHQVIEMALVKLYRVTGQQAYLNFAKYFVDERGQRPLYFELEAQKRGEDPAGWNPEYSQAHLPVREQTKVVGHAVRAMYLYSAMADLAQETKDSSLLHACETLWDDLTLHRMYVTGGLGSSMTNEGMTFDYDLPNDTAYAETCAAIGLVFWAQRMANLTLDSKYTDVLERALYNGVLSGVSMDGVHYFYDNPLEAHGDKNRWSWHVCPCCPPNVTRLLASLGEYIYGQAREHIAIHLYLGSEASFTFKNQQVKLRQETDFPWDEQVNISLETETPLEFTLSLRIPEYAGNPTLTVNGENVALETVKVYVHLKRVWEKQSQLVLDLPLPVHEVHAHPAVRQDAGLVALQRGPIVYCFERIDVNAPLHTVKLTSGSAFQAKFKPNLLGGVVVLEGEALLEDLEGHSGLYSFQKHNRWISKTVQAVPYALWNHRGRGEMRVWMRS; encoded by the coding sequence ATGACTGTCAAAACACCTTTGCCTGCCTTGACACCCGTTTCCTTCTCTCAGGTGAGCCTTCAGGACCGTTTCTGGTCTGTGAGGCAGAACGTCAACCGTGAAGCCACCCTGCCTTCCCAGCACCAGAAGTTGCAGGAGGTCGGTGCAATCGATGCCCTGAAACTCGAACCCCGAGCCCGCAAGTGGCCTACTGGGAACCATCCGGTCACTCCGCAGATGTGGTGGGATTCTGACACCGCCAAGTGGCTTGAAGCCGCAAGTTACACCCTTTCAACCCACCCGGATTCGGCTCTGGAACAGCAGGTGGATGACCTGATCCAGCGGCTCGCAGATGCACAGCAGCAAGATGGCTACCTGAACACCTTCTTCACGGCCATTGAACCTGAGAACAAGCTCAGGAACGAAAGGGATTTCCATGAACTGTACTGCTCTGGGCACCTGCTGGAAGCGGCCGTGGCCCACCATCAGGCCACAGGGAAAACCTCTTTTCTGGACATCATGGAGAAAAACATCCGGTACTGGATGACCGTGTACGGCCCAAATGAAGGCCAGAGGCGCGGTTATCCTGGCCATCAGGTGATCGAGATGGCTCTGGTGAAACTGTACCGGGTGACAGGTCAGCAAGCATATCTAAATTTTGCCAAGTACTTTGTGGATGAGCGGGGCCAGCGACCCCTGTACTTTGAACTGGAAGCCCAAAAGCGTGGCGAGGACCCTGCAGGATGGAACCCCGAGTACAGTCAGGCCCACCTGCCCGTGCGCGAACAGACCAAGGTGGTGGGTCATGCGGTGAGGGCGATGTACCTGTATTCCGCCATGGCCGACCTTGCACAGGAAACCAAAGATTCCAGTTTGCTGCACGCCTGCGAAACACTCTGGGACGACCTGACCTTACACCGCATGTACGTCACTGGAGGCTTGGGCTCCTCGATGACCAATGAAGGCATGACTTTCGATTATGACCTGCCCAACGACACCGCTTACGCAGAAACCTGCGCAGCCATTGGACTGGTGTTCTGGGCACAGCGCATGGCCAACCTCACCCTGGACAGCAAATACACCGATGTGCTGGAACGGGCACTGTACAACGGGGTGCTCAGTGGGGTGTCTATGGATGGGGTGCATTACTTTTACGACAATCCTCTGGAAGCCCACGGAGACAAAAACCGCTGGAGTTGGCATGTGTGCCCCTGCTGCCCACCCAATGTCACAAGGCTGTTGGCCTCTCTGGGAGAGTACATTTATGGACAGGCCAGAGAACACATCGCCATCCACCTGTACTTGGGCAGTGAGGCCAGTTTCACGTTCAAAAACCAGCAGGTGAAACTCAGGCAGGAGACCGATTTTCCATGGGATGAACAGGTCAACATCTCCCTTGAGACCGAAACCCCTCTGGAATTCACCCTGAGCTTGCGCATTCCAGAGTACGCTGGGAACCCCACCCTGACGGTCAATGGTGAGAATGTGGCTCTGGAAACCGTGAAGGTCTACGTGCATCTGAAGCGCGTTTGGGAAAAGCAGAGCCAGTTGGTGCTGGATTTGCCGCTTCCGGTGCATGAAGTGCATGCCCATCCTGCGGTCAGGCAAGACGCTGGACTGGTGGCCTTGCAAAGGGGTCCCATCGTGTACTGCTTTGAAAGGATCGATGTGAATGCTCCCTTGCACACGGTCAAGTTGACTTCTGGCAGTGCCTTTCAAGCGAAATTCAAGCCCAATTTGCTGGGAGGTGTGGTGGTGCTGGAAGGCGAAGCCCTGCTGGAAGATCTGGAAGGGCACTCGGGTCTGTACAGCTTTCAGAAACACAACCGCTGGATTTCAAAGACGGTGCAAGCCGTGCCTTATGCCCTCTGGAACCACCGGGGCCGCGGAGAAATGCGGGTGTGGATGCGGAGTTGA
- a CDS encoding AraC family transcriptional regulator, translating to MIALDFTSTLTAFNAGLFVSPGYGRHPDRTIDTFDLIFVVQGKLAMREGGTPYTVQTGEYLLLRPHQRHAGTHDYPADLQFYWVHFSMQGAPPQTPVTHLTLPSHGRVSRPEHLIQLFRRFLDDQETSGEMGLSGALLVQLMLLELARPPLLAKQAVPLADQAHRIIQSRFHEKHLSTQWIARELKSNPDYLGRLYRGVYGMTLTESLHRARLHMAARLLAETAFSVDQVALKCGFEDTGYFRRLFKRQQGMTPVAYRRINSRVHINTL from the coding sequence TTGATCGCTCTGGATTTCACCAGCACCTTGACCGCTTTCAATGCTGGCCTTTTTGTCAGTCCGGGATATGGGCGGCACCCGGACCGCACCATCGACACTTTCGATCTGATTTTCGTGGTGCAGGGAAAACTGGCCATGCGAGAAGGTGGCACCCCGTACACCGTGCAGACTGGAGAGTACCTGCTTTTGCGTCCCCACCAGAGGCATGCAGGCACACATGATTACCCTGCAGACCTGCAATTCTACTGGGTGCATTTCTCCATGCAGGGAGCGCCACCTCAAACGCCTGTGACCCACCTGACCCTTCCCAGCCATGGCCGGGTGTCCAGACCAGAGCATCTGATTCAACTGTTCCGGCGTTTTCTGGACGATCAGGAAACTTCTGGTGAAATGGGTCTCTCAGGGGCGTTGCTGGTGCAATTGATGCTGCTTGAACTGGCAAGACCCCCTTTGCTTGCGAAGCAGGCTGTGCCTCTGGCAGATCAGGCCCACCGGATCATCCAGTCCAGGTTTCATGAAAAACACCTGTCCACCCAGTGGATCGCCCGAGAATTGAAATCCAACCCCGATTACCTCGGGCGGCTTTACCGGGGGGTGTATGGGATGACCCTGACGGAAAGCCTTCACCGGGCACGTTTGCACATGGCTGCTCGTCTGCTGGCAGAAACAGCGTTCAGTGTGGATCAGGTGGCTTTGAAGTGCGGTTTTGAAGACACTGGGTATTTTCGGCGGTTGTTCAAAAGGCAGCAGGGCATGACCCCGGTGGCATACAGGCGCATCAACAGTCGGGTGCACATCAACACCCTGTGA
- a CDS encoding LacI family DNA-binding transcriptional regulator — MQQSVMRYKYGPIAEAAGVSIATVSRVMRGDKGPSDETRQRVMRAAQQVGYFSLAFHPRTELLLHGDDGAEQRPFFSQLYGSIAQRARHLKLRVSLVRSPHDPAPYGVVVLGQSAFDQMPLNAYPEAPVVLVDIEDDCHDRVLTDNEHSGMLAVRHLCEVVPPEKGIAVIIGPHHNYSFRERGRGATEALRRMKRLTPHLIHPLNHEHTLGFQEGQRAAPWVLEHLSDIGGVFIGNDASALGLMQSLLAAGVRIPEDLKIIGHDDELGAAQATVPLSTIRVDYRSMGQWAVDLVLYRLMDPERPAVRVMLSGTLIERASTGP; from the coding sequence ATGCAACAATCGGTCATGCGCTACAAGTACGGTCCCATTGCCGAAGCAGCAGGGGTGTCCATCGCCACCGTCTCAAGGGTGATGCGCGGAGACAAAGGCCCTTCCGATGAAACCCGTCAGCGGGTGATGCGGGCAGCCCAGCAGGTGGGATACTTCTCGCTGGCTTTCCACCCGAGGACCGAGTTGCTCTTGCATGGCGACGACGGAGCCGAACAACGTCCATTTTTTTCACAGCTTTATGGCAGCATTGCCCAGAGGGCACGCCACCTGAAACTCCGGGTGTCTCTGGTGCGTTCGCCCCACGATCCTGCCCCTTATGGGGTGGTGGTGCTCGGGCAATCGGCCTTTGACCAGATGCCTCTGAATGCTTATCCAGAGGCTCCAGTGGTGCTGGTGGACATTGAAGATGACTGCCATGATCGGGTCTTGACCGACAACGAGCACTCGGGCATGCTGGCGGTGCGCCACCTCTGCGAAGTGGTCCCACCCGAAAAAGGCATTGCCGTGATCATTGGACCCCACCACAATTACAGCTTTCGAGAACGGGGAAGGGGGGCCACCGAAGCCTTGCGCCGAATGAAACGCCTCACCCCTCACCTGATTCATCCCCTGAACCATGAACACACCCTCGGGTTTCAGGAAGGCCAGAGGGCAGCCCCTTGGGTGCTGGAGCATCTTTCAGACATCGGAGGGGTGTTCATTGGAAACGATGCCTCGGCTCTGGGCCTGATGCAAAGCCTGCTGGCTGCAGGGGTGCGGATTCCAGAGGACCTGAAAATCATCGGTCATGACGATGAATTGGGTGCAGCACAGGCCACGGTTCCCCTCAGCACCATTCGGGTAGATTACCGCAGCATGGGCCAATGGGCGGTGGATCTGGTGCTGTATCGCCTGATGGACCCTGAGCGTCCAGCGGTGCGGGTGATGCTCTCTGGAACCTTGATTGAGCGGGCCAGCACAGGCCCGTAA